DNA from Cyprinus carpio isolate SPL01 chromosome B3, ASM1834038v1, whole genome shotgun sequence:
CTTGCAGTAAAGCAGACTGCTAAAGCGACATAGTTTAGACATAGTTTAGCTGTCCTCTTGCCTGACCTGTCCAGAAAACTTCTGATCCCGGGCAGGTGGCCAAGCCAGGGCACAGTTAATGATGGTTTCTGTGTTAAAGGTTCTCGCGGCTCAGAGTCCAGTCCACATGGCTCACCCACCCCAGCCGGTGGTCCCCAGGGCGGCAGCAGCGAGGAGATCTGGGTGCTGCGCAAGCCTGTGGCAGGTAACAGCAGGGCTGCCCccacttcctcctcctcttcttcttcttctctcataATTCCCCCTGCTTTGCCACGCTCCCGGTGCAGCTGGTGTACGCCTGACCTCAGAAACCTCCTCAACTGCAGGCGTGTAGGCGCATTGAAAGGCTTTCATTTGCTCTGTTAGAGCAGCATCCGTTAAGTCGTTCCCTCAAGAGCACACGCACAGACAATCCACAGATGTGTCTGTAGCCGTGTGTACAAACTGCATTTTCAATGAAGGCGTGTGTTTGTATTAGTGACTTTGCTAACATGTCATGCGTCAGTCAGTCACCTGGTCTTTGGTCACCATTGTTATGTTAGTCTCTGTCATCCCGTGTATCAGATCAGTGCATTGCAGAGGGGAAGTTCATAAAGGTGTGATTGGAGGATTTCGGGGAATGGTGTGGTCCAACTGGgctgactgtgtttgtgtgtttgctgggGGCTTGTTGTTCCAGGTGGAGACCGCAGCAGTGTGAGCAGTTCAGGCAGTGTGGCCAGTGCCCGATCCTCTGGTAGTGGACAGAGTGCAGGCAGCAGCACTATCCTTCATGCACAGGCAGAGGGTGTCAAGGTAAGCTATCTGACATGCAAAGTGATGACTCCAACTGTGGAGAAGATGCCTGAAAGAACTTTCTTATATGTTGCTGGTTTAAATACGTAGATGTGTCTCATATCTAGTAATACTGGCAATAGAACAATCTCCGAGAACTGAGAAAACAGGTAATAATGTgcttgtgaccatagttgcttttgggaaacgctccccagttcatttgtgttttagaattgacccttcgcaaagagcttgattgacaggcgatctgactatcttgaatctgccatttttttattttatgggtcTGGCTCCCGGTCTCATCtgcatccagctatttttagctgtacaaaacagctccatttgctgcttcatattgtaaactggtgtgtcttaccatattattttaatgttttatcttaattatgaacacattgGTTTGTAGTGCAATTTTGctgtttactgcacattgttattcttgTTCCCTGtaagccctgttcacaccaagaacgagaACTAtgaagataactataaagatttagttctaaaaatcattctcaatattaaagaataaagagTATATACTCTCAATATTAAAGAGTCCACAACACAGTTATAACGATAAAGAGGCTCAAGATGGTTTACAGGGTCAGCCTTGACCCTACAAGTTAGCACTTTAACTAAACCCTCTTGGACCAGCTAATCGTTTAAACCAGCTAGAACCTATGTAAAACCAACAATATCAGAAGCTACTCTCTAGATAGATTGATCAAGATGGTCTGCAAGGTTGATCTCAACCCCTGTAGCTGGTAGTCCACCTAAACCAGCTTTGCCCTGATTGTGATAAGCTTCATCCTGCTACCACAAGAAGCTGGTTTGACCTAAATTTTCCAAAGGGACGTTTTACACTTACTCATTCTTGCAAACCTTTATTCTTCAAAGCTGAACACAAGGGAGGTGAACTTGAAGTCCAACTGGCATGGATATGCATtgatattttcatgttatttcttGATCTGATGAGCTTTGTTCATTCTGTAGCTTCTGGCCACGGTTTTGTCCCAGTCTGCCAAAGCTAAAGAACACCTGCTGGAGCAGACCAAGTCTTTGGAGCACCCCTCTCACACTTCCAGCAACAAGGGTTAGTGGGAATTTCAAACAACTCTTTTGAGAAGAAATCACACGAGAATCTCTTGTCACAAAGAAGTCTCTCCatccaaaatgttttataattttttccacGAATTGGCTGCTTTTTCTGTGCCAGATGGTTGCACTAATAGCTGTGGGTGTAAGCATCACAAAGATCTGATTGGCTAAGAGGAGTAGTTGGTCAGAAAACACAAAATGGATTGGTTTGTGCAATAGCACTGCTCCAATGTGTATGAATGATCTCATGGTTCTTCTAGGACCCTCTTCACGCAGTCAGAGTTTGTCAAGCTGTCCACTTCATGAGCAGCCGTATGGGGAGGCGTTGTCCCAGAAGAAAGGGGAGGTGCTGCCCGAGGGGAAGGTAAGGAGACTCCTCCCGCTTGAATCACACTGTCCCCTTACCTTTCCCTCAAACAAGCAAACACTTTCTCACGCACACATACGCATGCATGCACTGGCATCTGCGTATCCAGGATGCTTTCCCAGCACTTCCTCTCACAGCTGGCATCATCGGTATTACGTGCTCTCGGTTGTCGTCAGGACACGGTGAGTTGGCTTCTCCACAGGCTTCCTTGCACGCTTTCCACGGCTTCTGGTTTCTGTCAGCCGCTCTGTCTGATACTACTGTCTAATATTGACAGTGATTCCTTTCACTCTGATCTTTTCtaatcattcatttcattttctttgctACATTTTGAAGTCCATTCCAATTTTTTGCCTTATTTGCAGTAATTTTCACCTTTTGATTTCTTTTCAGAGAGTACCCGACAATGTAgacttttgatttgaatgtggAGTGTATTTGGTGATATAGAGGTGATATGGTAATGGCACATAATCAAGATTTAGTCTGTCCAAACTGAGAATTGTGAGTGTAGAGGATATGAGACTATAACACTGATATTTTTGAGAAAGGTGTATCAACACAATATGAATATGACACTGTCTAGGTGTTATTATCCTTTATCCCATGAATGAGCTTGTATGCTGCAAACTGGTAATGCATATTTGACACTCGccacttttgatgtcatttttataattagcAGAAATCAGAAATTACACTGTTTAGAGTCATATAACAGAGAAATTTGGTTGCCATATCTTCCCCAGCGGGACTTTGGAGCTGCTGAGTAGAGCTGCTTCATGCTGGACTTCTGGACTGAGGGCCATCTGTTCAAAACAGCCCTATTTTCTTTGCTGCCCACGTCCGTTTTTACCTCTCCTACACAGAGTTACAGTACATCCTCCTACTTTCAGGGAAATGGCATTCCAAAGCAGACACTCCTTTTTTAACTGAACCATTTGGTTCATAAGAGCCCTTATTTGCTAAAGCTTTGGGTCTTGTTGCCAGAGCAGGTACTTGGACCAAGAGCAATAATTTTAACTCCAGTATAATACCAAACAGAAGTAGGGGCAGGTTTTAATTATTTACGAACTAATAAAGTTTAGTGGAGTTGAGACATTGGTCACTGTGACTAATGTTTTCAGTTTGTTGGCCTGGGGTCTGGTCCATTTTCCGCCACAGGACCCAAACAATGATAGACTGCCACCTATCTTCTCTTCTAGAGCTCAGAGGCTGTTATCGAATGGCTGAGTGAATTTCAGCTGCAGGTCTACGCTCCAAACTTCATCAGTGCCGGCTATGACATTCCTACCATTAGCCGAATGACCCCAGAGGTAAGAGTTGTCCCCCCACCCCCCTTAAGCCACCCTGAACTATTCACATCACTCCCTTCTACCCTAAATGTAACACTAACAGACCCACTCAAAGCACAGAAAAGAAGCGAATCAACCAACAAATTATActcaaattttcaaataaaattgctAACAATGTGCCTGAAGCACAGCTTTTATGAGAGTTCGAATTTTGCCCATAGCAAGTTGGAAAATCTCACCCAAAAATTCCCCCAGACAGTGCCACTGTCTTGGTTGTCAAATGTGTCTTTTCCTACTATGTTATGTTGGTATCTTGATGAATTAAATAACTTATGCATATGTTGTGATTAATATACATACATGTTGTTATGagctactgtatgtatttttgtgtatatgaTTAAAATCAAAGGCAATTTAAACAtctcataaacatatattttgtaGTAGAATTATTAATGGTCATTTCATGAATATTACGGAGTGTAAATCTGTTACTAAATCTGTTACCAAGTCAAAACCGttactaaacctgaaataaatcTTTGAGCAGTTGGAATTCCTGAAAGCAAGCTCATCTAACCTCACTTAATTACATTAAACCACTGACTTCATAGGATTTAAATAGTGTCATTGCTGAAAGCAAAATTAACAGGGGTGTTCTGTTCAAACACTGAGGACATGGTCAATtagtatatgtttatataaatatgtttgaGGGTACTCTGAAAAGGCTTCTTTTCCTCACTTGTTcctggtattgtttttttttttcattcccttttttttttattttgcatctgcTTCTATCATTCTGGCACCTTTTGGCAATCAGAGTGTTTGATGTGTCTGATTTAAGTGTTTTATcttttatgtgtatatgtaattttgcatataatattgtacatttttgtgtaaatgttcaTATGCACAGAATATATGCCACTTGGTTTAGTGTGTATGAAGGTTTTAGGGTGCTGAAATGTGATTGGCTTGTTTAGGGGCTCCtatatatattttcaggattTAACAGCTATTGGAGTAACCAAACCAGGACATCGAAAGAAAATAACCTCAGAGATCAATAAGATCACTGTTAATGAGTGGCTGCCTGACCAAAAACCAGTGAGTttaacacacaaccacacacacacattcaaacaattccagatggtgattttttttaaatttgtaatttaatctACAGTCGAGTCTTGGAGAGTGGTTAGCTATGATTGGGTTGAGTCAGTATCACCAAGTCTTAGTCCAAAATGGATACGAGAACATTGACTTTATCACTGACATCACGTGGGAGGACCTTCAGGAGATTGGCATTACGAAACTTGGTAAGatagtcacacacacaaacttctgTTCTTTCCACACTACTTGACCATAATGGTTTACTCTTTTTCTCTATCCAAATTTACCTAGGAcaccagaagaagcttatgcttgCAGTTAAGAAGCTGGCAGAGATACAGAAGGCCTTTGACGGTCGCAACACATTGCGTAAAAAGCCCCCAGTCACTCAGGAGGTGATGGCTATTGAAAGCCCACCCCACGACAGCGGAGAGTGTATGTCCCCTAAAATGACCACGTTCCAGGACAGTGAACTGAGCGGGGAGTTACAGGCTGCTCTGACACGCCCTGCTGATGCGCAGAATGGCGCAGAAATGAGAACAAACAGCAACTTGGGAGCACAACACCGAGCCCGCAGTCTGCATGAGAACAGTATGAACAAGAGCCGAGACACAGAAGAGCCTAGTGGGCCACCTAAAAAGGAGGCACGTACTATGCGCCAGAGCAGCCAGGGTGGGCAGAGAAGTGTCTCATCAGCGCAGCCAAAACCGCATCAGTCTTATCCCCAAGGTACAGGACCACCCTATACTCCACCACAAACACCAACCAAAACAAAGCCTCCCACTTCACAGACGGTGAGCAACCCACCGAGTAAACAAAAACCTAGCTCTCAGCTGCATCAGCAGACCGAAAAGCCCATGACACCTCGTGCTCACCCCCAATCCCCCACTCAAAGGTCCCATCCACACCAGGCAGCCCAGCCTGTGGAAACTAAGGAGGCTCCACCTCAAGGACCTGCTGTCTCAGTACCACTCCTATGCCTGCCTCCAGAAGGCGACGAAGCTCGCGATGAATATGGTCTGCCTAAGAAACGTTCCCACAGCCTAAATCGCTATGCTGTGTCTGATGGTGAACAGGAGCGGGACGAGCTAAATGTGCCAGATTCAGGAGGAAAGTATGCCACAGTACAGAACCGGGTGGGTCGCAGCAACTCAGTGAAAGGGCAAGCAGACAAAAATGTCAACCGTAGCCAGTCCTTTGCACTCAGACAGAAAAAGAAGGGTCCTCCTCCACCTCCCCCCAAACGCTCTAGTTCAGCCATCTCGAACTCCAGTAGTAATCTGACAGAAGTGCCCAAGGAGACAAGCAGTGGACCTCTTCTGGTCCCCTACCAACCACAAAGACGTGCAAGTGACCTGGGTGGCACTGTAGACACGGGCAGTGCTGGTAGTGTGAGGAGCATTGCAGCCATGTTGGAGATGTCCTCCATTGGTGGGGGTGCCAAGGGTCTCGCTTTACAGAAGTCTGCAGGTCACTATCTGCAGGTAAGGTGGTTGTCATTGTGTCTTTGGGATGATACTTAGTATTTATCATAGAAATGTATTTTGGCAATATCGAGTTCAGTAAAACAAGATTGTTTCTCTTCAGGTGGGTTCTGCGGGAGGAAAGCAGCGTGATGCCATTGGTCTGGATGGAGAAGTAGTGAACCGTCGCCGGACTATTAGTGGGCCGGTCACTGAATTAGTAGCAGCTGCTAAGCGAGGACCACAGCCGGAACCAGTCCAGGATAGACAACGCAATGAAACCCAGCCAAGCTCTAGTGGGAGCTCAGCAGAGAACCTTCCATTTGCTGAGGATGGAAACCTCACTATCAAACAAAGACCTAGACAGGGCAAAGATGAGACTGAGGAGGGACTAGAAATGTCATACTTTTTCCCCCAGGAGGACCCTTCACGTGTAGATGCCACAGCCTCGCTGAAAAGGATGGTCCAGAACACAAAGCAGCAACCAAATGGAACCAAGTTCCAACTCACAGAGTCAAATACAGTTAAGCGCCGCCCCAAGAACAAAGACAAAGATACAGAAGAACTCCAGGACGGGCAGATGCCTGTACCATATGAGAATGGAACTGGCACCATTAAAAGGCGCCCTGTGTCAGAGGTGACTGTTTCGGAGCAGCCCAGGCCACAGGAACATCCTGAGAACTCGCCTCGTCGGGACAGTGCAGACCTGGAAGGCCATGTTACTGAGAGTGCCCCTCGTAAGTCCTTCAAACCTCCGGTGTCTCCCAAACCTGTTCTGGCCCAGCACATGAAGAAACAAGGACCGCCGGCTGCCATCACCAAGAAAGCCCCATTTCCTGGACCAACTGGGGCACCTGGCAGCCCAGGTACTACACAGTGTGGCCCTTTCACTTGCCCTGTCTTTACACAATTATGTAAGTATCCCGTAAAACCCTGTAGCATTTAGGCCTTGTTGCATCAAATTCCGCTCAGTCTCTTTTCCCATCTCTCTCCCTATCTCTTTTCTCTTCTATTTACAGTTGAAGGAAAGAAAGTACCTCCTCCAATTTCACCGAAACCTACACCTCCTCCCACAGCTCCCAAACCATCCAAAAATGTTCTGCAGTCTTTAAATGCGACACCTAATCCCAATCCCACGCCCTCTCCAGCCAAACAGACTGTCACCAGAATGGCCACCACAGCTTCTGCCCAGAACAACCACCCTGTCAAGGTTACAACCCCACCAGCCTTGAGTGCGCAGACCCCACACACACCCCAGTCTCCTCACACCCCACAGACACCTCAGACACCCCAAACCCCACAGACACCCCAAACTCCCCAGACATCAGATCCCCCAACCCCCATCCCTACACCACCACCTGTGAAGCCCCCTCGCTCCTCAATCGGTGGGGTGTCCATGGACAGTTCAGCTGGATCAGCGTTTATCGCCGGGGTAGTGGCAGTAGATGCAGTGCACCAGAAGATAGAGGAGACCAGTGCCTCACTGGCTGCAGCCCTGCAGGCAGTCGAAGAGAAGATCAAGGAGGATGGGCAAAAAGAGTGAGTTTCACgaaacatgcaaaaaatgttttcagtgacATTCCTGTAGGAAtctcaacatttaatttttaagtagTTTCTAGCTTTTTTTTCTAGTCTTAAGTTCTTCAAATCAAGTCAGCAGTTTTGAGGCCATATCTGTGGTTATTAAGAAGTAAAGACTTTAAAGTAGGAGTGTCCGGAGTCGATCTGGGCCGATTAAGATGATTGGGCCGATTAAGCGTTTTTTTAACTGATCGTTATCGGCTATTCTGAGCCCGATCCTTATTTTATGTCAGCTGTCATGCCGGTTTTGTGCAGTAGGTGGTGACATGCACCTTGTGGTAGGTTTGCCAAcctccattaaaataaaaagatgcccAAATGTGCGTGTGATTTGCAAGAAACAACAAGGTCTGTTCCAATGCATCACACACATTCGATCTTCCATGTTTTTTAGATGTGCACTTTAGTAACAAAACACTCGAAATTGATCtcatttatttaccatttacTTTTAACTGGCATCAGACTGTCTCAGACATCGCTGTCATAAGGTGTTGCTTTGGGTTGTGTCTTGCTTTGGACTTGACTGACAGACTGGCATTCTGACACAGCAagcttcatgctttctaaccTTATCTCCATGTTTGCATGGTACATACATTTGAGCCCCTGTCCCTGAGAAACTCTCTGCACATCCATGTGTACAttggattgattttaataactttaatttacTTGAAATGTGCCCTAAGCACTAGGAAAATACTAGTTTCGGTTTGGGACTCTGTATTGGCAGATACTCAATATTCAATGACTAGTAtcggggggggggaaaaaaaatgattgttgGGTCATTACTTgttgaaaaacaattttttttgtttagtgtggTTAGTGATGGTATCAGGATACTAtggtaatttaaatatttttgattttcaaaactgGCATGTTAGCAAACCAAATTTAATAATTAAgggcaaaatattttttcactttttttcttaaattcacCACTGGGGATGTGTTGACCAAAGAAATCTATTTGTCTCACTTGCAGCCACATTTTTTGAAATTCCTAAATTATATTtaactgtttgtgtgtatgttttgattCACAGCACATTGGCGGAAAACAAGAGCACAGTGAGCATCCTAGACGACATTGGCAGCATGTTCGATGACCTGGCTGACCAGCTGGATGCCATGCTGGAGTGAAGAGCACAGCCTGTGTCTCTGTGGCACAACCTCAGGGCCCCGGGAGAGCACAAGGGCACAATGACCAACACCAAACCCACCTTTTCCTTCCTAATCCTAAACCCTGGCTCCTCTCACCCCTCTTTTCTCCTCCCCCTTCCCCGTCGCCATGAAACGTCtatctctcctctctccctccgaGTTGGTTTGCACAAACCCAAGCTGATGTACCTCAGGACTGGGCAGAAGGCCATCCAGGGCTTTAAACATCAAAGACAGAGCAGAGGGTGGAGAGCAGAGGATGGGTTTTAAAACATAAAGCTCAACTCTCTGTCCATGAAATATCTCTATCTACCATGAGCAATGAGTAGTAAAATAATACGAAAACAATAATAACTGTATATGAAATAATAGTATGGTATGTGTATATTGT
Protein-coding regions in this window:
- the LOC122136503 gene encoding caskin-1-like isoform X13: MGKDQELLQAVKTEDLMTVQKLLQRPKPGKAKLLGSAKKVNVNFQDTDGFSPLHHAALNGNVEVISLLLESQAMVDIRDQKGMRPLHYAAWQGKSEPMKLLLKSGSSVNGQSDEGQIPLHLAAQHGHYDVSEMLLQHQSNPCIVDNAGKTPLDLACEFGRVGVVQLLLSSNMCAALLEPKPGDSTDPNGTSPLHLAAKNGHIDIIRLLIQAGIDINRQTKAGTALHEAALCGKTDVVRLLLDSGINATVRNTYSQTALDIVYQFTATQASREIKQMLRGGDRSSVSSSGSVASARSSGSGQSAGSSTILHAQAEGVKLLATVLSQSAKAKEHLLEQTKSLEHPSHTSSNKGPSSRSQSLSSCPLHEQPYGEALSQKKGEVLPEGKSSEAVIEWLSEFQLQVYAPNFISAGYDIPTISRMTPEDLTAIGVTKPGHRKKITSEINKITVNEWLPDQKPSSLGEWLAMIGLSQYHQVLVQNGYENIDFITDITWEDLQEIGITKLGHQKKLMLAVKKLAEIQKAFDGRNTLRKKPPVTQEVMAIESPPHDSGECMSPKMTTFQDSELSGELQAALTRPADAQNGAEMRTNSNLGAQHRARSLHENSMNKSRDTEEPSGPPKKEARTMRQSSQGGQRSVSSAQPKPHQSYPQGTGPPYTPPQTPTKTKPPTSQTVSNPPSKQKPSSQLHQQTEKPMTPRAHPQSPTQRSHPHQAAQPVETKEAPPQGPAVSVPLLCLPPEGDEARDEYGLPKKRSHSLNRYAVSDGEQERDELNVPDSGGKYATVQNRVGRSNSVKGQADKNVNRSQSFALRQKKKGPPPPPPKRSSSAISNSSSNLTEVPKETSSGPLLVPYQPQRRASDLGGTVDTGSAGSVRSIAAMLEMSSIGGGAKGLALQKSAGHYLQVGSAGGKQRDAIGLDGEVVNRRRTISGPVTELVAAAKRGPQPEPVQDRQRNETQPSSSGSSAENLPFAEDGNLTIKQRPRQGKDETEEGLEMSYFFPQEDPSRVDATASLKRMVQNTKQQPNGTKFQLTESNTVKRRPKNKDKDTEELQDGQMPVPYENGTGTIKRRPVSEVTVSEQPRPQEHPENSPRRDSADLEGHVTESAPRKSFKPPVSPKPVLAQHMKKQGPPAAITKKAPFPGPTGAPGSPGTTQCGPFTCPVFTQLFEGKKVPPPISPKPTPPPTAPKPSKNVLQSLNATPNPNPTPSPAKQTVTRMATTASAQNNHPVKVTTPPALSAQTPHTPQSPHTPQTPQTPQTPQTPQTPQTSDPPTPIPTPPPVKPPRSSIGGVSMDSSAGSAFIAGVVAVDAVHQKIEETSASLAAALQAVEEKIKEDGQKDTLAENKSTVSILDDIGSMFDDLADQLDAMLE
- the LOC122136503 gene encoding caskin-1-like isoform X8, which encodes MGKDQELLQAVKTEDLMTVQKLLQRPKPGKAKLLGSAKKVNVNFQDTDGFSPLHHAALNGNVEVISLLLESQAMVDIRDQKGMRPLHYAAWQGKSEPMKLLLKSGSSVNGQSDEGQIPLHLAAQHGHYDVSEMLLQHQSNPCIVDNAGKTPLDLACEFGRVGVVQLLLSSNMCAALLEPKPGDSTDPNGTSPLHLAAKNGHIDIIRLLIQAGIDINRQTKAGTALHEAALCGKTDVVRLLLDSGINATVRNTYSQTALDIVYQFTATQASREIKQMLRGKKRDASAALQVRALKDYCNNYDLTSLNIKAGDVITVLEQHSDGRWKGCIHDNRTGNDRVGYFPSSLVEVISKRPGAAGKRGQQAGSWSTVTCTQQYQKIQLCAPVCGRVSPAVAMVNGDSYHEIHILPPPPPPPPHSHLPLFTSFGYNRSPNTSGEPHSGQGGDRSSVSSSGSVASARSSGSGQSAGSSTILHAQAEGVKLLATVLSQSAKAKEHLLEQTKSLEHPSHTSSNKGPSSRSQSLSSCPLHEQPYGEALSQKKGEVLPEGKSSEAVIEWLSEFQLQVYAPNFISAGYDIPTISRMTPEDLTAIGVTKPGHRKKITSEINKITVNEWLPDQKPSSLGEWLAMIGLSQYHQVLVQNGYENIDFITDITWEDLQEIGITKLGHQKKLMLAVKKLAEIQKAFDGRNTLRKKPPVTQEVMAIESPPHDSGECMSPKMTTFQDSELSGELQAALTRPADAQNGAEMRTNSNLGAQHRARSLHENSMNKSRDTEEPSGPPKKEARTMRQSSQGGQRSVSSAQPKPHQSYPQGTGPPYTPPQTPTKTKPPTSQTVSNPPSKQKPSSQLHQQTEKPMTPRAHPQSPTQRSHPHQAAQPVETKEAPPQGPAVSVPLLCLPPEGDEARDEYGLPKKRSHSLNRYAVSDGEQERDELNVPDSGGKYATVQNRVGRSNSVKGQADKNVNRSQSFALRQKKKGPPPPPPKRSSSAISNSSSNLTEVPKETSSGPLLVPYQPQRRASDLGGTVDTGSAGSVRSIAAMLEMSSIGGGAKGLALQKSAGHYLQVGSAGGKQRDAIGLDGEVVNRRRTISGPVTELVAAAKRGPQPEPVQDRQRNETQPSSSGSSAENLPFAEDGNLTIKQRPRQGKDETEEGLEMSYFFPQEDPSRVDATASLKRMVQNTKQQPNGTKFQLTESNTVKRRPKNKDKDTEELQDGQMPVPYENGTGTIKRRPVSEVTVSEQPRPQEHPENSPRRDSADLEGHVTESAPRKSFKPPVSPKPVLAQHMKKQGPPAAITKKAPFPGPTGAPGSPGTTQCGPFTCPVFTQLFEGKKVPPPISPKPTPPPTAPKPSKNVLQSLNATPNPNPTPSPAKQTVTRMATTASAQNNHPVKVTTPPALSAQTPHTPQSPHTPQTPQTPQTPQTPQTPQTSDPPTPIPTPPPVKPPRSSIGGVSMDSSAGSAFIAGVVAVDAVHQKIEETSASLAAALQAVEEKIKEDGQKDTLAENKSTVSILDDIGSMFDDLADQLDAMLE
- the LOC122136503 gene encoding caskin-1-like isoform X12, which translates into the protein MGKDQELLQAVKTEDLMTVQKLLQRPKPGKAKLLGSAKKVNVNFQDTDGFSPLHHAALNGNVEVISLLLESQAMVDIRDQKGMRPLHYAAWQGKSEPMKLLLKSGSSVNGQSDEGQIPLHLAAQHGHYDVSEMLLQHQSNPCIVDNAGKTPLDLACEFGRVGVVQLLLSSNMCAALLEPKPGDSTDPNGTSPLHLAAKNGHIDIIRLLIQAGIDINRQTKAGTALHEAALCGKTDVVRLLLDSGINATVRNTYSQTALDIVYQFTATQASREIKQMLRGKKRDASAALQVRALKDYCNNYDLTSLNIKAGDVITVLEQHSDGRWKGCIHDNRTGNDRVGYFPSSLVEVISKRPGAAGGDRSSVSSSGSVASARSSGSGQSAGSSTILHAQAEGVKLLATVLSQSAKAKEHLLEQTKSLEHPSHTSSNKGPSSRSQSLSSCPLHEQPYGEALSQKKGEVLPEGKSSEAVIEWLSEFQLQVYAPNFISAGYDIPTISRMTPEDLTAIGVTKPGHRKKITSEINKITVNEWLPDQKPSSLGEWLAMIGLSQYHQVLVQNGYENIDFITDITWEDLQEIGITKLGHQKKLMLAVKKLAEIQKAFDGRNTLRKKPPVTQEVMAIESPPHDSGECMSPKMTTFQDSELSGELQAALTRPADAQNGAEMRTNSNLGAQHRARSLHENSMNKSRDTEEPSGPPKKEARTMRQSSQGGQRSVSSAQPKPHQSYPQGTGPPYTPPQTPTKTKPPTSQTVSNPPSKQKPSSQLHQQTEKPMTPRAHPQSPTQRSHPHQAAQPVETKEAPPQGPAVSVPLLCLPPEGDEARDEYGLPKKRSHSLNRYAVSDGEQERDELNVPDSGGKYATVQNRVGRSNSVKGQADKNVNRSQSFALRQKKKGPPPPPPKRSSSAISNSSSNLTEVPKETSSGPLLVPYQPQRRASDLGGTVDTGSAGSVRSIAAMLEMSSIGGGAKGLALQKSAGHYLQVGSAGGKQRDAIGLDGEVVNRRRTISGPVTELVAAAKRGPQPEPVQDRQRNETQPSSSGSSAENLPFAEDGNLTIKQRPRQGKDETEEGLEMSYFFPQEDPSRVDATASLKRMVQNTKQQPNGTKFQLTESNTVKRRPKNKDKDTEELQDGQMPVPYENGTGTIKRRPVSEVTVSEQPRPQEHPENSPRRDSADLEGHVTESAPRKSFKPPVSPKPVLAQHMKKQGPPAAITKKAPFPGPTGAPGSPGTTQCGPFTCPVFTQLFEGKKVPPPISPKPTPPPTAPKPSKNVLQSLNATPNPNPTPSPAKQTVTRMATTASAQNNHPVKVTTPPALSAQTPHTPQSPHTPQTPQTPQTPQTPQTPQTSDPPTPIPTPPPVKPPRSSIGGVSMDSSAGSAFIAGVVAVDAVHQKIEETSASLAAALQAVEEKIKEDGQKDTLAENKSTVSILDDIGSMFDDLADQLDAMLE